The genomic stretch TAGACTTTCTGCATCTGTTCACGCTCAGTGCATTTGCCGTGGCCCAGCCCATATTCGATCTCCTCGGCCGGCAGGCCGAATTTTTCGTGGCGCGGCGATCGGAACCCATCGATATTATGATTCTTGCGGCCGTTCTCAGCCTGGCCGTCCCGTTGGTTCCGGTCGTGATCGAGATCGCCGTGGGCCTGGTTAACTCGAAGGCGCGAAAAGCCTGCCACCTATTCTTCGTGGGCGTCCTCGTGGCCCTGATTATCCTTCCCGCCCTTAAACGAGCGAACTTTTTCGCGATCGGACCCCTGTTGACGGCCGCGGCCGTTGCGGGTCTGGTATTCGCTTTTGCCTATGTTCGATTTCGAGCCGCGAGGATGTTCGTGTCCGTGCTCGCTCCCGCAGTGATCATCTTCCCGGCGCTTTTTCTGTTCCATTCCCCGGTAAATCGGCTTCTCTTTCGAGTGGAACCGGTGCTTCACTCGACGGGATTGGGTTCCACCCCGCCCATCGTCATGCTCGTGCTCGACGAAATGTCCTCCGTCTCGCTCATGGACGAACGTCAACACATCGATCCGGTACGGTTTCCCAATTTCGCCGCTTTGGCGGAGAACGCCACCTGGTTCCGGAACGCAACCACCGTGGTCGAGGTAACGGAAACAGCGCTCCCGGCCCTGCTCACCGGCAGATATCCCACCGAGCGCCGTCTTCCCGTGGCCTCCGAGTTTCCGAACAACCTGTTCACGCTGCTGGGTGAATCCTATCGCCTCGAAGTGGTGGAGCCCGTCACCGAGTTGTGCCCCCGTTCCCTGCTTGACGGTGGGTCTGACCGGGAACCCCTCAAGGCGCGTATCTCATCGTTGTTTGTGGACGCTCGGCTCGTTTACCTACACTTGATTCTACCCCACGAACTCACGCGGATGCTCCCGCCCATCAACCATAATTGGAGCGGTTTCTTCGTGGACAGGGCGAAAGAGGAACTCAAGCGAGACCGGCGCCGTCAGTTCTTGGAATTCGTGGATCGCATCGGACGCAGCGAAAAGCCGACGTTGTATTTCAATCATTCCATGCTTCCCCATTGCCCTTACGAATATCTTCCGTCCGGGCGGAAGTATTCACTTACAAACGGCGTTATGGGACTATTGCCCAACACGGAAACCTGGCGCCGGGATGAATGGCCGGTTATCCGGGCCCATCAAAGGTATCTGCTCCAGTTGGAGTTTGTAGACCGTCTTCTGGGCCGCCTTATCCAACGTCTGAAAGAACAGGGGTTGTATGATCGAGCGGCCATTCTAGTGACGTCGGACCATGGAGTCAGCTTCATACCGGGAGAAAGCCGCAGGCTCGCCTCTCCTGCAAACCTCTCCGACATATTGAACGTGCTGCTCATGATAAAGGCTCCGGGGCAGCGACAAGGCGTAATAGACGACAGCAACATGGAGACGGTGGACGTTCTGCCGGCGCTGGCCCATTTGTTGGGAATGAAGATCCCCTGGACGGTGGACGGCGCCTCGCCTTTCGATCCGTCGAGAAAGGAACGCGCCGAGAAGACCCTGTACCGGCAAGACCTCCGGAAGCTGACGTTCGCCCCGGAGCAGGCCGCGAAGCTCGAGAGCCTGCAAAGGCAACTGGCCCGTTTCGGCTCGGGCCGGGAACGGGGGCTTTTTCCTGAAGCACCTTCATCGCACAACCTGATCGGAAGACGCCCGGCCGAGTTCCAACTCGAACCGAACACCGAAATGTATGTCCATTTTGACCGCAAGACGTTTTACGCAGAGCTGAATCCCGCTTTGGAGACCCATGACGGTAATCGCGCGACCTTTTCCGCCGTGGTATCGGATTCCTGCTTTTTTCCTGGCAGAAACCGGATCGAGGCCTACCTGGTGCATGGGGCAAGCGAAGTGGTGAAATTGGCCCGTATCGAAAGTAATGCGGACCTGCTTTTCTCCTTCAAAAAGGAAGGGGAATCGGAGTATCTCATCGACATCCACGGCAAGTCCATGCCCATCCTTCCCGGTAGTTTGAAGGGATGGGTGGACGCGGCCGTCCCGGAATCAGACTACGTTCGCCTGGAAGGCTGGTCGGCGGACCTGGCCTCGGGAGAGCCGGCCCGGGAGATTGCGTTGCTCGCAGGGGACCAATGCATCTACGCCGATACGACGAACCGGGAGCGCTCGGATGTGGCATCCCACTTCAATAATCCGCGCCTGGTTGGATGCGGGTTTGTTTTCCGATTGCCGAGGCGTCTATTCGAGCGAAGACCGATTCGCGTGCTGGCCGTGTCGCGTGCAGGACAAGCTTCCGAGTTGAGCTATCAACCTCATACGGAATGGCTTCGAAACGCCGGGGAGTCGTCCTTTGACGCACGCACCGTCTTTTCCGGCTTCGTGAAATCCGGCCTTGACGAGGTGTCGTGCACTCTTGAGTCCGTGGAAGATCGGGAACGGATCGTATGTTCCGACGGCGCATCCATCCCCATCGAAGAAGGAGCCGTCGAAGGCTGGTTGGAAACGGCCCGCTCGGACAACGGTGCTGTTCATCTCATAGGTTGGGCCGCCGAGGTATCCGAAGCGCGGCTTCCCGCCGCCGTAGTGGTCTTTGCGGGCCGTGACTTTATCCAGGGGACTCTCGCCTTCCACGACCGTCCCGATGTGTCCGGGCATTTTTCCGATCCCCGCCTCATGCGCTGCGGATACACCATGGACGTGCTGCCGGGGGATATCCGGGGCCGATCTTTGAGGGTGTTGGCCGTGTCCACGTCCGGGAAAGCCTCGGAAGTAACCTACCATCCGGGTACCGAATGGGTGCGTTCCGGCGAAAGGTAGGGCCGAGTCTCCCTTTCGGTTGGCCGGGACCGAAGAACCAACTTTCGCTTGACATTCCGACGGACTTATCCTGTCTTAGGCAGGGACATACGGCATACCGGTTTGATGGCTGCCGGAGACGTGGAAGAGGTTTTTCTCACGAAGCCGGCCATACCTGACGCGAAGAGTAAATCAATGAACGAAGTTCCGACAAAAAGGGATGAATTTGCCCGATTCCAAATCCAACCGACTCGCTCTTAATTTCAGCGCCATGGTGCGGGACTTGAAGAGCGGCGTCGCCCAGTGGTCCGCCCTTCCCATGCATATGGAGATATCGACCAACGCCCGGTGCAACCTTCGATGCATTATGTGCAGGCCGCGAAATGTCGACGTCGATTTCGATTCCGCCCGGCTGGATCTAGACACGGTCGCGGCGGCGGTGGATGAATTGGGTCCCAACCTGGGATTGTTGACTCCGTCGAGCGGAAGCGAACCCTTCCTGGGAGATCCGGAGTTCCTGGCTGAAAAATGCCGGGAACATGAGATATGGCTGACGGTGACCACCAACGGCACCTTGATGACGCCCGAGCGGTACGCAGCCATCGAAGACACCCTGCTGTACCTCCAGGTTTCCTTCGATTCCCACGTTCCGGAATTGTACGAATGGATCCGGTCGGGAGCGAAATTCGATCGGGTCGTCTCGAATCTCCGGCAAGTGATTCCCAGGGCCTCCGCCGTGGGGGTGGACACCTGCGCTTCCGCCGTGCTGATCGAGCAGACTCTTCCC from Deltaproteobacteria bacterium encodes the following:
- a CDS encoding sulfatase-like hydrolase/transferase gives rise to the protein MNRTRTQILDFLHLFTLSAFAVAQPIFDLLGRQAEFFVARRSEPIDIMILAAVLSLAVPLVPVVIEIAVGLVNSKARKACHLFFVGVLVALIILPALKRANFFAIGPLLTAAAVAGLVFAFAYVRFRAARMFVSVLAPAVIIFPALFLFHSPVNRLLFRVEPVLHSTGLGSTPPIVMLVLDEMSSVSLMDERQHIDPVRFPNFAALAENATWFRNATTVVEVTETALPALLTGRYPTERRLPVASEFPNNLFTLLGESYRLEVVEPVTELCPRSLLDGGSDREPLKARISSLFVDARLVYLHLILPHELTRMLPPINHNWSGFFVDRAKEELKRDRRRQFLEFVDRIGRSEKPTLYFNHSMLPHCPYEYLPSGRKYSLTNGVMGLLPNTETWRRDEWPVIRAHQRYLLQLEFVDRLLGRLIQRLKEQGLYDRAAILVTSDHGVSFIPGESRRLASPANLSDILNVLLMIKAPGQRQGVIDDSNMETVDVLPALAHLLGMKIPWTVDGASPFDPSRKERAEKTLYRQDLRKLTFAPEQAAKLESLQRQLARFGSGRERGLFPEAPSSHNLIGRRPAEFQLEPNTEMYVHFDRKTFYAELNPALETHDGNRATFSAVVSDSCFFPGRNRIEAYLVHGASEVVKLARIESNADLLFSFKKEGESEYLIDIHGKSMPILPGSLKGWVDAAVPESDYVRLEGWSADLASGEPAREIALLAGDQCIYADTTNRERSDVASHFNNPRLVGCGFVFRLPRRLFERRPIRVLAVSRAGQASELSYQPHTEWLRNAGESSFDARTVFSGFVKSGLDEVSCTLESVEDRERIVCSDGASIPIEEGAVEGWLETARSDNGAVHLIGWAAEVSEARLPAAVVVFAGRDFIQGTLAFHDRPDVSGHFSDPRLMRCGYTMDVLPGDIRGRSLRVLAVSTSGKASEVTYHPGTEWVRSGER